CGCCTTGAGGAAGGTGCTCAGCGCGATCTGCCCGGGCTTCAGACCCTCGACACGACGATCAAGGTCGATCGGGAAGATAACGTCGAAGTGGTTTATTTTAAGGACCGTGCTGTCACGCTGACGCCCCGGGTCCTTATTACCGAACCCGTTGTTGTTCCAAGGTATGTTGCCCATTTCCTTGTGGTGGCTTATGAGCAGCTGCTCGGGTGCTAGGGCGGAGAAGTCCTCATCTACGTACAGGCAGGAGAATGTAACGTCGCGAAGGTCGATGTTGCGCCGGCCCGAGAGCTTCCGCAGATGGTTGGCCAGTCGACTGGGCAGGGACTTATCAGCCTTGCCCACATAGACGAACTCACCGTGAAGGTAGAGCTGGTAGACGCCGGGGCGCTCGTCGAGACTGGCTAGGCACTGCTCGGCGAGCGGGGCGCGGCGGAGGCGCGTCAGCGCGTGGGCCAGTTGATCGCCAAGCGCCTTGGTGATGCTCAACCGGAAGTCATCGTGGTAGATGCCACGGCCGTCTGACCTGGCCGCCTGCGTCATTCTCTTGGACTCCTTCTGTCGCGTTGCCACCACGAACCCTATGGTCTTGCTCACTCATAGGCGACCCGTCCGGGTGGAAACCCGCCGTGATCACCAACTCCGCGGTATGGTTTCCCCATGGTTGACCTGCCTGAAGATGCGACGAGGCTGCGGACCAGCGTTGAACTGTTCGCAGGTGGAGGTGGCCTTGCCATGGCGGTCCACCAAGCGGGCTTCCGCCCACTCCTGTTCAACGAGTTCGACAGCCGGGCCTGCGAGACGCTCATCGCGAGTGCGCGGAAGACCCTTGGCGTCGACGGCTTGGAGCGCACCGCGGAGAAGAACCCCAAGCCGCCACAGTCGGGGCAGCCCGCTCCTCTCTACCCGGGGGACGTGTCCGACCTGGACCTGAGCGCCCTCCAAGGGAAGGTCGACGTCCTCGCTGGAGGTCCTCCATGCCAGCCGTTCAGCGCGGGCGGGGTCGCCAAGGGTGACGAGGACAGGCGCAACATGTTCCCCGCTATGTTCAAGGCCGTGCGAGAGATGCGACCCAAGGCGGTTATCTGCGAGAACGTC
Above is a window of Streptomyces sp. NBC_01803 DNA encoding:
- a CDS encoding Eco29kI family restriction endonuclease, with the protein product MTQAARSDGRGIYHDDFRLSITKALGDQLAHALTRLRRAPLAEQCLASLDERPGVYQLYLHGEFVYVGKADKSLPSRLANHLRKLSGRRNIDLRDVTFSCLYVDEDFSALAPEQLLISHHKEMGNIPWNNNGFGNKDPGRQRDSTVLKINHFDVIFPIDLDRRVEGLKPGQIALSTFLKALKNGLPYNFRYVEPPRSKSIFLAVPQVGLSANEAFQSVSEALSDAWQIAALMGYVIMYPDSPNEYKSAWRYYRSGEVVETEPEASPEAITSG